AAATtaatgagcatttccaaaatcacccttcgagaggcaagaaatcacgccaaaaattggcctaagaatctatgttccttcaacatcgattcctgggaaccagaatgtCCAAACTGCAAAATTCTGCCCGTAGCGACATCCGTGgattccataccttcaatttggttccaaaagattgagaatcggttcgaaaatgaatttttgggagggaattcaattttgggtcatttttgacccgctaatgcacaatgtgtcactttttttgttgtggcgttcctagaggtcgctgatagctggttatcaccccaaaattttcatttccaaaagttaggaaaagtcagaaaatgtcaacgccctatctcatttgattacaaagctacaacgtttttaaatcatctctgggccaaaatagaccccaatgcactaggaaggttaatatTATAACGGGTCATATTTCAAATGATATGGTCGCTTGCAAATAGTTACGTATTACGGAACGACGCGAAATTCTACAATAACAAGTAAATAACTTGAAAGGGTTAGGGTGTCGAATTACGATTAGGCGTTGTTAGATCCGAAGAATTAGATACCTACTACCTGTTGTAGCACTTTCTTAAGCAAAAAATGCGCGGTCGTTATTCTACGTGAAATAGTTTACTCGATTATGCTCGGTTGTTTGGACAGCATAAAAATAAAGGTTCGTTAGGAAAGTAAGCTGACACCTTGCTGCGGTTGGGGTGTTCAAATTATCAAATCAGCTTCTTATAAATGTAACAAGACCAAAACGATGGATTGGATTTAAGTTATATGTTTTTGCAAATTACACAAATCGTAACAATTTTTGATCACCCTTAGTGATGGGGTTCCAGCTGCGTCTGGATGAGCCAAACGACGATGTCTCGCCTTCGTTCAAGTGACGACGAAGCCGATCAGCCACAGTCTATAGCAGGTTGGCAGGTTTACGCGCGCCGACATGGAAATGGAAAAGCGGAAGAATGCATCGATGGCTTTTTATAAAAGCCTACGGTCCAGTGAAAGGTGTCGTTATTGTTTTACCAGTGCACCTTCGGTTGAGTTGTGCCTGGCAGTGGTTCTTGGTTGGTCAATTCAATTCTGTGATCGTGGTGCAGTGCGATGAAGACTCTTGTAAGGATTTGGATATTGTTTAAATAGATTAGATTGAATAATAAGCaaactaataataataattgaactGATAATTGAATATTGGGTGAAATGCTAGTGATCATCGATATGTaaaggtgaaaaaaaaagtttctaaaAAAACATTGGTTCAAAATGGTTCTCGGGAAGCAAATATCTTCAATAAGTGTATTTACTACAGTGAACTCTGGTCTTCAGGGAATCATAATAGGAGTAACGTGCATAGAACATGGCGCTTAAAACTGTGAAATTACTGTACTTTGGAGTGTGCTCAAGAAAATGCTTTCATGTAGCAATGATATTgattctttatcctttttgcctttctcgtatactaagtatacgtaaaggctatatgatcactccgaaaccaaacttttgatagaaggctcggagacccatagtgttatataccaatcgactcagctcgacgatttGAGGTGATGTTTgcttgtgtgtatgtatgtatgtgtgtgtatgtgtgtattagagtggggcgcagttgtatggaaaaacgcaaacttcgtccgatcaagttagatcaaggtttttctgaatcgttttgggaccccaatcaactgtgcaaaatatggactcgattggttgcaacctcgcatgccgcatcgcgttttaaatatacatggagattagtatgggaaaacgtacttttttacatttttgctcttagcggcttcaatttatcatcaatcacgtgactcaatacgttagcatctagtctggaagatgctgaaagactttgccgaagaaggtacatagctggaaggtctacaaaaaatgttattacgtttcgaaaattgtaaaccatatgcaagaaatcaatgtttctgccagcactaccggacaacctatggttctcGAAGGGCAAAatccatcttccttctcgtcggatttttttctttgtgaaatgattccggatagctcccattagctctaaagcccaatAAGAtccattattttgaaataacactcagttaaattattggtctacgtagtacggcagtgctggcagaataaacgattttttgcatatggtttgaacactccatgttctaagcgttataacttttttcgtggatgttccagcaacgtgccttcttcagcaaagtttttcggcatcctttgggttatactttaacgcaatgtgccacttggtttacgatgaactgaagcctctattagtagaaatgcaaaaatatacgttctcccatactaatttccatacaaacttcaaacgcgatgcggaaagcgaggaagcaaccaatcgatcCCAAAtcctgcacagttgttcaggacccagaatggcttcgaaaaaccattgatttgaaaaaatgaccatgacgccccactctagtgtgtatgtgtacaaaattttgtagacacactttttggaacttagcattggccaaATTACTCGCAATAaattccattcgactgagaatcctgtcccattgtctgctattgaaaattggccagattggactatgggataatacgttatggccaaaatactattttctatgtgCAAAACACATGCTCAAAAGCATTCACtcatgtttttaagtatttttttttgcgcgagaaagacaccaacaccgctaggtggattaatcagggtttttatgtATTGTATTGAAAATTCTTCGACTTCCCTTATCTAAAAATATTTATGGGAATacctttatttttttctctcaTTCGAGACCGGCCACAACTTTGGTATCCGAGTTTATccacaacttcatttttttCACGATAAAAGTCCAACAAAATGGTGCTTTTTTCGTCCCTTTTCATACCATTACGGTAGATTTGTATATAGAGATTATACCAGAACAAAAAATCTTGATGACAcctttctttgggaaagttgtttaatttcgatacacatagttaagtttgccattttaaggtgtttttaaGACATATTTAattgccggtgggacttgaacccactcTATTCCATTGAGTACATGGATGTATTAcaaattatacaacagctgcgcTTGCGAGAAGATGTTTCATatccagctaataacgatgggatatcagtcaactCCCTGTATCCAACGAATCTGCTTAGATGACACCTGTTCCAGAAATAGCCAACAACAGGTTTCTTTGAAGTGACCCTTCGGGAACCGGCCCCAAGGTGGTCAGATCAATATTCACGCTCCAtattagcaatatgggtatcaaacttcagattttttcaagacAAATGGAATTACGACATCCGGAGATGCTTATGGGGACATAGGCTACCCTGGAATCAGTTCCGAGGCCCTTGAGGAAGCCTCCGGAAGCATCAAAATCGGCCATGTTTAGAATGTCACAAATCATGGCAATATGGATATCAAGtttcagcattttgcaagaaAGTAGAATTATGACATCCATATTTGATTCAGGGGATATTGACCACCCTGAGGTTAGTTCCGAGGTCCCTGGGCGAGCTTTCGGAGGCGTCaaatatggccattttcaaaatatcgCAAACTATGGTAATATCATCGGCGTAAATAAGGAGCAGCTAGGGGGGCTTAGCCCTCTCTAGGAAAAAAAATGAGTCCCTCCCTAGGGTTTGAAAAGTTAGTAGTGATATTAGTTTCCAACATATAACATAATGATAAAGCGGCTctaaaaaacactttttaatttttttgatggaCCGCTCCCTTGTTCCGTTCTTTTCGACGCCCTGATgctttggacaaaatttcagccatatCGATCAACGTTTGGGCGTGCTAAGCTCGTTGTAtgtttatatgggaaaatattcaaagaaacatcgaaaaacagtgatttacgGTTAAATggcagtaaaatgctaataactttgcCGAGTGAATTCTCATCTTCTCGAGgctttcagcataacattctgtatttaattatacaagaactgaatgagtatcatagttatTCATCGTAAATAGTGCCATTTGATAGCAAATCACTGTTCGATGTTCCTCCATATAAACGAgcaattttgtccagagcatcaaatagaacgAAAAAAAGTGCggttcatcaaaaaaatttaaattagttttttccatactaattcgaGCCACTCTAATGATGAATCaaagaaaaagtttgaagacaaaagaaatgagtggaagacaaatgagcttgtttttcattgctgagaaagattcctgtgtggcagtgaaatgatACTTTTTGTTAATAATGAAAAggtaattatccaattgatttgaaagcatcaaagtatgcttgatatgaacaacaacggagagccacaaaaatatcaatcaaagcaatcgtgatACTTTGCTAGAagtcaaagacatgtggtcaaccatcacggactggagtgacagtttCCAGAAGACTTCCGCTTGCttagcagcatgataatctccacattccccatcagcatccgaaaaggattctaatcagaacccgagaggaattcccgtcagaatccgagaagaatttttattgaaatctctgaagaattcctttcagaatcatcgaagtattccaaccgaAATACAGAAAAAATAACACTGGATTTCTTTCGGTATCGTTGATGAATACCCTTGAGAATATGTGGGGGATACAATgcataatccatggaggatttgcatCATAATCTCTCGGTGATttacttcagaattcctccggaatcgttcGAAGACTTGTTTCGGAATCGGCCAGATATTTGCCTCCGAATTCCTTgtcgatttgtttcagaatacttcgacgatttacttcggaaGCTCTTGAAGATtgaattcggagtctctcgacgttatGCCTTGGAATCTCTCCATCACCCCTTATCCATAATCGGGCGAATTTTCAGGACATTAGCTTCAATGtttcggagatggcttttcagtcttaacaaaatcaaaacactattattcttccatttacttccactattaacttttttatgtatcaacaagcagatacgtattttgtttcctacttggaaactatgattctcgcttaacttttcaaaaggacctaagtaacatttttttcatgaaataattttaatattgcaatcaacagaccaatatgaaatgctttgattgcagtactcaaattaatttacgaaaaaaaatgttacttaggtccttttgaaaagttaagctagaATTCAAAGGATCTGAAAAGTTTGTCTTTCCCTGCTCAATATCTTGGCTACGCACATGGTAGATTTGCAGAACATAAAATGTTAAGCCTGATAAATGTTCAATGAAAGAATAATAAGCAGTATATGTAATAggcctcttcatgttttcaaaaagtataaaaaatttACCCGGttagcccagaatcacaatgcTTGTTCTAAAATAagcttcctgtcaaattttcagctaattcggataaaatttcgaagtggctcaagtcgatttagtgtttttaggCTATTttcaatgttgaaaaaaatataacaagagatataaacgccaaaattcatcgcaacaacctctaaatggaagcttttggtgtggcttacaagtcttgtgaaaaTTGCGAttcgttcacgttttgaccatgttaaagtaaTTTTCAAGCTTGCCTAAAAAACTGTTTtcttttaaaagtcgatgttctacaaaattcattgATTTATTACATATCATTGCTTATTCGTGTTAAGATTAACGACTGGAAAAATTGTTGCATCAAAGATCTGGCTATCTCAGTCTCTGGGTTGATCAAAACGGCTATATTTTGAATTGCGCGACGTTTCGGCAGGATGTATTCTGCCTTTTTCAAGGAAAAATTATCAGTCAACCGTCTTCCGTTTTAAAAGATATGTCGGTTTCATGTTTTTGGGTTTCTTGTATGCACCACAGTTTTGaacattaaaaataataaattaattaacagAACGGAAAAAACATTGCACACTAAACAATACTCAACGACTGTTTTGAAGATGgttattatttttaatgttCAAAACTGTGGTACCTTCAAGAAGCCCAAAAACATGAAACAGACATATATTTTAAAACGAAAAACGGTTGACTGAtaattttcccttgaaaaaggcagaatacatcctgccgaaacgtcgggtaattcAAAATATAAAACTCAAAGACTGAGATAGCCAGATCCTTGATGCATTGCTTAtttgttatattattattcctcttttcaccctggacatttgagtaacaTAATTGCCAATGTACGATTTAGTgtgaaattcttaaaaatcagaagctgaacatttgtgaTAAATTTACACGTTGGGattttttcaaacaagttattcgaacaaagaagcattggttttcgatgaaatttgatgcttacaacaaacaacttccaaatttggttcattGTACCATATGTTTGTATGCTTTTACCATCGAGTGCATCGTAGAAACAAGTGAAATCAAAGCatctttgttcgaacaacttgtttgaagaaatgctAACGTGTAAagttatgacaaatgttcagcttctaatttttaagaattttacaGCACATTGGCAAATATAGAAGTAATAATATAACAAATTAGCAATGATATGTaataaattgaagaattttgtagaacgaCTTTTAAaagaaacagtgtttttatgcacttaaaagcttgaaaatttctttaacatggtcaaaacgtgaacgaaactaatcgcaatgttcacaagaattgtagagcacaccaaaagctttctTTAAGAGGTTATTGCGATGAATTTTGGCGTTtttatctcttgttagattttttttaaaacaaaaacactaagtcgacttgagccacctcgaaattttaccCGAATTAGCTAAACATTTGACAGGAAGCTTATTTtaacataagaattgtgattctgagttgaccggttgaatttttgatactctttgaaaacatgaagaggtctaatatgtATCTTTATATCGAAAACTAGCTTCGTAAGTCATACGATGAAGCGAAAAACGCAAAAGTAAGCGCAACGATGCGTAACGCCGCCCTTAGCGTCTGCATTATGCAATAGTTAGTAGGCAACTCACTCATTTCTTTGAAGGGGAGAAGGATCGTATAGTTGAATGGCTCATTGAACTACTTTCCGCAAGTGCAGAAAATATGTCTGCCGTATTTCATTACATGACAGGTTGGCCTAATTCCATCGATTCACGTAACCTTGtacatctttttattttttctccttCCAGTTCCACATGCTGTTTGTTTTGGCCGCGGTCTTGGCACCGGTATTCGCCGGGTACAGCTATTCGAACTTTCACAGCTCTCCGTACGACGAGGAAGAAAGCATTGAGGACAATCTTTCGTTGGCCAGCGACAGTGATGAGGTCAATCATAACACGATCTTCACCCAGTCGGAAAAGCATGCAACCTACTCGGTGCCGATCTATCAGAAGATTGGTGTGCCGGTTCCGCATCCGATTCCAGTGGCAGTTCCACAGTACGTAAAAATCAACGTTCCCCAACCTTACCCGGTTCAGGTGAACGTGGAGCAACCGATCAAGGTTCCGGTCTACCGGATAGTTCCAAAGATCATCGAAAGACCCGTTCCTTATACAGTGGAAAAATCGTACCCAGTTGAAGTTGAGAAGCCGTTCCCGGTGGAAGTACTGAAGAAGATTGAAGTTCCCGTTCCCAAGCCATACCCGGTTCCAGTTCCGATTTACCGGCATGTTACGCAAAAGGATAACTCACGTCGTAGTTGGCGTTGGTGAAGCCATGTTTTCTAGTTTTAATGCTaagttatttattattttaaacacATTTGTTATCAAAAAGAATATGAATTTTATAAAAAGATATTTTGATTTCAATCAGAAAGAAATTGTATTGTATACTCACTTCTATCAAAGTACGGTAGCCACGTGTACTTTTCGCCTTTTACCGTGTCGTTATCATGTTCTGAGCACTGCTGTGCTCGGAATGATGGGATCTCCTTTGGGCAAGGATCGGTGCTGCAAGTCTTATACCGAGCACGTTCTCCTGTGCAAAACAGCCCACCATTCGCCGGTGACGGGTGGTCGCACTCGCGTGTCTGTTTGGCGACTCCACCGCCACAGTCTCGAGAGCACTCACTCCACGCATTCCACTCGCCCCAGCCTCCGTCGACTGGTGGCGGAGGATCTTCGACGTCTACGCACTGCTGATTTTGGCACCACTTCCGCTTACCACAGTGGGTTCCGGGAGCGGCGGGTCGCATCATGGTCATGCAGACCTCGTCCACCAGGCACCACAGCTGAACGCAGATTTCATCCAGCTTGGAGCAAACCGTCATTTCTTCGTCCGTTGAATTGAACTGCAGGCGGCACTGAAAGTCAGCATTGTACATGGCACCCGGTGGAAGGTCTGGGTAGCTGTACGTTTCCTGCTCACTCGGAGGATCTTCGAGGCATTTGCCAAGGCCGAGACTGTCGAGAGAAATGGAATACGTATCGAATACAGTATGtagaaaattattcagttctttcctgtggaatgtcttcacttgtcatcaGAGGAAACCCAAGGAACAAATTTTACAGTTCTGTACAAAATAAGGGCaaaattttaatacaaaaatgtatttttctcATACAGATACTTTATTGTGAAATTTAAAACCAATAATAGCTGTATTACAATCTACCAAATTTGCATATGCTCAAAAGCTTTTGGAATTTACTCTCTCTTGAGCTATCGTATTAAAGTTTCTTATTAAACGTTAGTAGCTTTTTCGGTATTAAGGTAAGTACTTACTCCAAGAAATGTGTAATATCCCGTCGGCTGCAGTTGGACCAGGACACCTGCATGGTGTCCGCCTCGAAGCTGGGTGTCATTATATGCAAGATGGGTCCTATCCGGTGATCGCAGCCTGTCTTCGCCGTGTCGTGATACATTCCAAAACTGAAACGATACAGTTAAATAACATATAAAGTGGAGGACGATACGGTGTACAGTTGGCGATGGTGAGCAATTTTTATGGCAAGAGAGGTCTACATTTAGGCGATCCTCACTTTCAGTGCGGTAAAATCGGCTTGCGGTACTCACATAAAAGAATCAAGTACCGCGCGTCCGCTTGAA
The nucleotide sequence above comes from Armigeres subalbatus isolate Guangzhou_Male chromosome 3, GZ_Asu_2, whole genome shotgun sequence. Encoded proteins:
- the LOC134227643 gene encoding uncharacterized protein LOC134227643 isoform X1, translating into MKTLFHMLFVLAAVLAPVFAGYSYSNFHSSPYDEEESIEDNLSLASDSDEVNHNTIFTQSEKHATYSVPIYQKIGVPVPHPIPVAVPQYVKINVPQPYPVQVNVEQPIKVPVYRIVPKIIERPVPYTVEKSYPVEVEKPFPVEVLKKIEVPVPKPYPVPVPIYRHVTQKDNSRRSWRW
- the LOC134227643 gene encoding MAGE-like protein 2 isoform X2 translates to MLFVLAAVLAPVFAGYSYSNFHSSPYDEEESIEDNLSLASDSDEVNHNTIFTQSEKHATYSVPIYQKIGVPVPHPIPVAVPQYVKINVPQPYPVQVNVEQPIKVPVYRIVPKIIERPVPYTVEKSYPVEVEKPFPVEVLKKIEVPVPKPYPVPVPIYRHVTQKDNSRRSWRW